One segment of Alistipes finegoldii DSM 17242 DNA contains the following:
- the metH gene encoding methionine synthase, which produces MADIYEQLESRILLLDGGFGTMVQQYGFTEEDYRGERFREWPALLKGCNDLLALTRPEAVREIHVKYLQAGADIIETDSFNANAVSLADYGLEAYAYEMSRAAAAVARSAADEFTARNPQKPRFVAGSMGPTNRTASMSADVANPAAREVTFAQLVEAYTDQARGLLDGGADILLVETIFDTLNAKAALYAIDALAEKLGRTIRVMASGTLADASGRTLSGQTVEAFCTSLSHAQLLSLGLNCAYGAKQLLPYLERLAETAPFRISAHPNAGLPNVMGGYDETPEMFAEDVGEYMRRGLVNIVGGCCGTTPAHIFELSKIACNYAPRPVPAPRRVTTLSGLEPLRIAPETNFVNVGERTNVAGSAKFARLIREGNYEEALSVARAQVDAGAQIVDVCMDDGMIDGVEAMRTFLNLMASEPEIARVPTMIDSSKWEVLAAGLEVTQGKAVVNSISLKEGEAEFLRRAREIHRYGAAAVVMLFDEQGQADTCERKIEVASRAYRLLTDAGFPAEDIIFDPNILAVATGIPEHDGYAKAFIDATRWIKENLPYAKVSGGVSNLSFAFRGNNAVREAMHSAFLYHAIRAGMDMGIVNPQMVKIYSEIEPELLQRVEDVILCRRADAAERLTEYAQQVRTTAETQPQAPDAWRAGTLAERIGHAMLKGVADYIEQDALEGYEALGTPMAVIDTLLMPAMERVGTLFGEGKMFLPQVVKTARVMKRAVAALTPYIEQGGAQTPHNAGKVLIATVKGDVHDIGKNIVAVVMACNGYEIKDLGVMVESQRIVEEAVAWGADCICLSGLITPSLDEMAHVCEELERRALRLPVIIGGATTSNLHTAVKIAPVYSGLVIHSPNASRNSQILAQLLGPDGQLYADKVRADQQALRSDYLRAERTRNLIPIVEVRKTRKGAAPHLPVEPLHPGRMVFPDFDVADAEPYIDWSFFFAAWGLKGRYPEILDHPEKGAEARKVFADAEALLARIRDERLLTLQAAVGIFPARAEGDDIWITDQKGRERRLAMLRNQTRGEENRSLADCIAPQGDWIGCFAVTAGIGLRELCEKFRAEGDDYGAIMAKLLADRLTEAFAEAVHTFVRRQMWGYETGEPLTPQQTVRGQYRGRRMAFGYPASPDHSLKREVFDLLSVEMTTGMKLTENYMIDPGEALCGLMFADADYFSVGTIDTKQLLDYARRRGMEVEEIKKLIPNNI; this is translated from the coding sequence ATGGCCGACATATACGAACAACTCGAATCCCGCATCCTGCTGCTCGACGGCGGTTTCGGCACCATGGTCCAGCAGTACGGATTCACCGAAGAGGACTACCGGGGCGAACGGTTCCGCGAGTGGCCCGCGCTGCTCAAGGGGTGCAACGACCTGCTGGCCCTGACGCGGCCCGAAGCGGTGCGCGAAATCCACGTCAAATACCTGCAGGCGGGGGCCGACATCATCGAAACCGACTCGTTCAATGCCAACGCCGTATCGCTGGCCGATTACGGACTGGAGGCGTACGCCTACGAAATGTCGCGAGCGGCGGCGGCCGTGGCCCGCAGCGCGGCCGACGAATTCACGGCCCGCAACCCGCAGAAACCCCGCTTCGTGGCGGGTTCGATGGGGCCCACCAACCGCACGGCCTCGATGTCGGCCGACGTGGCGAACCCCGCGGCCCGCGAAGTGACTTTCGCACAACTCGTCGAAGCCTACACCGATCAGGCGCGGGGACTGCTGGACGGCGGAGCCGACATCCTGCTGGTCGAGACCATCTTCGACACGCTCAACGCCAAGGCGGCCCTCTACGCGATCGACGCGCTGGCCGAAAAACTCGGCCGCACGATCCGCGTCATGGCGTCGGGCACGCTGGCCGACGCCAGCGGCCGCACCCTGTCGGGACAGACCGTCGAGGCCTTCTGCACCTCGCTGTCGCACGCGCAGCTGCTCTCCCTCGGCCTGAACTGCGCCTACGGAGCCAAACAGCTGCTGCCCTACCTCGAACGGCTGGCCGAAACGGCCCCGTTCCGCATCTCGGCGCACCCCAACGCCGGACTTCCCAACGTCATGGGCGGCTACGACGAGACCCCGGAGATGTTCGCCGAGGACGTGGGCGAATACATGCGCCGCGGACTGGTCAATATCGTCGGCGGATGCTGCGGCACGACGCCCGCGCATATCTTCGAACTTTCGAAAATCGCCTGCAACTATGCCCCGCGCCCCGTTCCGGCGCCGCGCCGCGTCACGACGCTGAGCGGACTGGAGCCGCTGCGCATCGCGCCCGAAACCAATTTCGTCAACGTCGGCGAGCGCACCAACGTCGCAGGCTCGGCCAAATTCGCCCGCCTGATCCGCGAGGGCAATTACGAAGAGGCCCTGTCGGTAGCCCGTGCGCAGGTCGATGCGGGGGCGCAGATCGTCGACGTCTGCATGGACGACGGCATGATCGACGGCGTCGAAGCCATGCGCACATTCCTCAACCTGATGGCCTCGGAGCCGGAAATCGCCCGCGTGCCGACGATGATCGACTCCTCGAAATGGGAGGTGCTCGCGGCGGGTCTGGAGGTCACGCAGGGCAAGGCCGTGGTCAATTCGATCTCGCTCAAGGAGGGCGAAGCCGAATTCCTGCGCCGCGCACGGGAGATACACCGCTACGGAGCCGCCGCGGTGGTGATGCTCTTCGACGAGCAGGGACAGGCCGACACCTGCGAGCGCAAGATCGAGGTGGCCTCACGCGCCTACCGCCTGCTGACCGACGCGGGATTCCCCGCCGAAGACATCATCTTCGACCCCAACATACTGGCCGTGGCGACGGGAATTCCCGAACACGACGGCTACGCCAAAGCCTTTATCGACGCGACGCGCTGGATCAAGGAAAACCTGCCTTACGCAAAGGTGTCGGGCGGCGTGTCGAACCTCTCGTTCGCCTTCCGCGGCAACAACGCCGTGCGCGAAGCGATGCACTCGGCGTTCCTCTACCACGCCATCCGCGCGGGCATGGACATGGGCATCGTCAACCCGCAAATGGTGAAGATATACAGCGAGATCGAACCCGAACTGCTCCAACGCGTCGAGGACGTGATCCTCTGCCGCCGGGCCGACGCCGCCGAACGGCTCACCGAATATGCGCAGCAGGTGCGCACCACGGCCGAAACCCAGCCGCAGGCCCCCGACGCATGGCGCGCGGGAACGCTCGCCGAGCGGATCGGCCACGCCATGCTCAAGGGCGTAGCGGACTACATCGAGCAGGACGCGCTGGAGGGCTACGAAGCCCTCGGAACGCCGATGGCCGTGATCGACACCCTGCTGATGCCCGCCATGGAGCGGGTCGGCACGCTCTTCGGCGAGGGTAAGATGTTCCTGCCGCAGGTCGTGAAGACCGCCCGCGTGATGAAGCGCGCCGTAGCGGCCCTGACCCCCTACATCGAGCAAGGCGGCGCCCAGACCCCGCACAACGCGGGCAAGGTGCTGATCGCCACGGTCAAAGGCGACGTACACGACATCGGCAAGAATATCGTGGCAGTCGTGATGGCCTGCAACGGATACGAGATAAAGGACCTCGGCGTGATGGTCGAGTCGCAGCGGATCGTCGAAGAGGCCGTAGCGTGGGGCGCCGACTGCATCTGCCTGAGCGGCCTGATCACCCCGTCGCTCGACGAGATGGCCCACGTCTGCGAGGAGCTGGAACGCCGCGCACTGCGCCTTCCGGTCATCATCGGCGGCGCGACGACCTCGAACCTGCATACCGCCGTGAAGATCGCCCCGGTCTATTCGGGATTGGTGATACACTCGCCCAACGCCAGCCGCAACAGCCAGATTCTGGCGCAGCTGCTCGGTCCCGACGGCCAGCTGTACGCCGACAAGGTCCGCGCCGACCAGCAGGCGCTGCGCAGCGACTACCTGCGCGCCGAACGCACCCGGAACCTGATTCCGATCGTCGAGGTCCGCAAGACCCGCAAAGGCGCCGCCCCGCACCTGCCCGTCGAGCCGCTGCACCCCGGCCGCATGGTCTTCCCCGACTTCGACGTCGCCGACGCCGAACCCTATATCGACTGGAGCTTCTTCTTCGCGGCATGGGGTCTCAAGGGACGCTATCCCGAAATCCTCGACCACCCCGAAAAAGGCGCCGAAGCGCGCAAGGTCTTCGCCGACGCCGAGGCCCTGCTGGCCCGCATCCGCGACGAGCGGCTGCTCACGCTGCAGGCCGCCGTGGGGATCTTCCCGGCGCGCGCAGAGGGCGACGACATCTGGATCACCGACCAGAAAGGCCGCGAACGCCGGCTGGCGATGCTCCGCAACCAGACGCGCGGGGAGGAGAACCGCTCGCTGGCGGACTGCATCGCGCCGCAGGGCGACTGGATCGGCTGTTTCGCCGTCACCGCCGGCATCGGACTCAGGGAGCTCTGCGAAAAATTCCGCGCCGAGGGCGACGACTACGGCGCCATCATGGCCAAACTGCTGGCCGACCGGCTGACCGAAGCCTTCGCCGAAGCCGTGCACACGTTCGTGCGGCGACAGATGTGGGGTTACGAAACGGGCGAGCCGCTCACGCCGCAGCAGACCGTCCGCGGCCAGTACCGCGGCCGCCGCATGGCCTTCGGCTATCCCGCGTCGCCCGACCATTCGCTCAAGCGCGAGGTCTTCGACCTGCTGTCGGTCGAAATGACGACGGGCATGAAGCTCACCGAGAATTACATGATCGATCCCGGCGAAGCGCTCTGCGGACTGATGTTCGCCGACGCCGACTACTTCTCCGTGGGCACGATCGACACCAAGCAGCTGCTCGACTACGCCCGGCGGCGCGGCATGGAGGTCGAAGAGATCAAGAAACTGATACCCAATAATATTTAA
- a CDS encoding methylenetetrahydrofolate reductase: protein MNVLDIINTAIAEHRTRFAFELLPPLKGDGMGGVFAAIDRLIGFDPAYINVTFHREGIKQSVRPDGGIDWHVVRRRPGTVGISAAIQKKYGVEVVPHLICGGQSKYDIEDALIDLDFLGLHNVLALRGDKSQNEKFFMPHPQGHSHAVDLVRQIAAMNRGEFVDGEVEECHHSKFSIGVAGYPEGHEESPSPEADIAALKAKIDAGAGYIVTQLFYDNARFFDFVRRCREAGIAVPIIPGIKPLSTLRHLTLLPQTFGCRIPEELEREVLRHREDPKAIREVGTEWAVAQSRELKQAGVPVLHYYPMGKADNIIKIAKAIF, encoded by the coding sequence ATGAATGTTCTGGACATAATCAATACGGCCATCGCCGAACACCGCACGCGCTTCGCGTTCGAACTGCTCCCGCCCCTCAAGGGCGACGGCATGGGCGGCGTATTCGCGGCCATCGACCGGCTCATCGGATTCGACCCGGCCTACATCAACGTCACCTTCCACCGCGAGGGAATCAAGCAGTCCGTGCGTCCGGACGGAGGCATCGACTGGCACGTGGTGCGCCGCCGTCCCGGCACGGTGGGCATCTCGGCCGCCATTCAGAAGAAGTACGGCGTCGAAGTCGTGCCGCACCTGATCTGCGGCGGACAGTCGAAATACGACATCGAGGACGCGCTGATCGACCTCGACTTCCTCGGCCTGCACAACGTACTGGCGCTCAGGGGAGACAAGTCGCAGAACGAAAAGTTCTTCATGCCCCACCCGCAGGGCCATTCGCACGCCGTGGACCTCGTGCGGCAGATCGCGGCCATGAACCGCGGCGAATTCGTGGACGGCGAGGTCGAGGAGTGCCACCACTCGAAATTCTCGATCGGCGTGGCCGGCTACCCCGAAGGGCACGAAGAGTCCCCCTCGCCCGAAGCCGACATCGCCGCCCTCAAGGCGAAGATCGATGCCGGAGCCGGGTACATCGTCACGCAGCTCTTCTACGACAACGCCCGCTTTTTCGACTTCGTGCGCCGCTGCCGCGAAGCGGGCATCGCGGTGCCGATCATCCCCGGCATCAAACCCCTCTCGACGCTGCGCCACCTGACGCTGCTGCCGCAGACCTTCGGCTGCCGCATTCCCGAAGAGCTGGAACGCGAAGTCCTGCGCCACCGGGAGGACCCGAAGGCGATCCGCGAAGTCGGCACCGAATGGGCCGTCGCCCAGAGCCGGGAGCTGAAACAGGCCGGAGTCCCCGTACTGCACTACTACCCGATGGGCAAGGCCGACAATATCATCAAGATAGCAAAAGCGATATTTTAA
- a CDS encoding M20 family metallopeptidase — translation MNPIQFRRHLHMHPELSFREHDTAAFISARLSELGIEHRPIAGTGVLAKIEGRGKADPKRRAVVLRADIDALPIDERNDADWSSRNQGVMHACGHDMHAAVLFGVLQQLAAEPDFRGTIFGLFQPGEECNPGGASLVLAENPFEGYDVRAVVGEHVEPQLEVGTLGFRAGKYMAASDELRFTVHGTGGHGAMRPQLKDPVAAAAEFVTRLVALNHEECVLSIGRVEAGGATNIVPDQVYLEGTLRTFDEREREIIHKRIRNFAADIDKRHGVRTDVDISRGYPCVVNDAALVKHAAALAAEAGLRVEMLPLRTTAEDFGFYCTKYPSLFYRLGVGAAAGRPHTATFNPDEGAIDTGIDYMKRLALQILKK, via the coding sequence ATGAATCCCATCCAATTCCGCCGTCACCTGCACATGCACCCCGAACTGTCGTTCAGGGAGCACGACACGGCGGCCTTTATCTCCGCCCGGCTCTCGGAGCTGGGCATCGAGCACCGTCCCATAGCCGGAACGGGCGTGCTGGCTAAGATCGAAGGCCGCGGCAAAGCCGACCCCAAACGCCGGGCCGTGGTACTGCGCGCCGACATCGACGCCCTGCCGATCGACGAGCGGAACGACGCAGACTGGAGCTCCCGCAACCAAGGGGTCATGCACGCCTGCGGCCACGACATGCACGCCGCGGTGCTGTTCGGCGTGTTGCAGCAGCTGGCCGCCGAGCCGGATTTCCGCGGCACGATCTTCGGGCTGTTCCAGCCGGGCGAGGAGTGCAATCCGGGCGGTGCGTCGCTGGTGCTGGCCGAAAATCCGTTCGAAGGCTACGACGTCCGGGCCGTGGTCGGCGAACACGTCGAGCCGCAGCTCGAAGTCGGGACGCTCGGATTCCGCGCCGGCAAATACATGGCCGCAAGCGACGAACTGCGCTTCACGGTGCACGGGACGGGCGGTCACGGGGCCATGCGCCCGCAGCTCAAGGATCCGGTGGCGGCCGCCGCGGAGTTCGTGACGCGGCTCGTGGCGCTCAACCACGAAGAGTGCGTGCTCTCGATCGGCCGCGTGGAGGCCGGGGGCGCCACGAACATCGTGCCCGATCAGGTCTATCTCGAAGGCACGCTCCGCACCTTCGACGAACGCGAGCGCGAAATCATCCACAAACGCATCCGCAACTTCGCCGCGGACATCGACAAGCGCCACGGCGTGCGGACCGACGTCGATATCAGCCGGGGCTACCCCTGCGTGGTGAACGACGCCGCGCTGGTCAAGCATGCGGCGGCGCTGGCCGCGGAAGCCGGGCTGCGGGTCGAAATGCTGCCGCTGCGCACCACGGCGGAGGATTTCGGCTTCTACTGTACCAAATATCCGTCGCTGTTCTACCGGCTGGGCGTGGGCGCCGCGGCCGGACGGCCCCATACGGCGACGTTCAACCCCGACGAAGGGGCCATCGACACGGGCATAGACTACATGAAACGTCTCGCCCTCCAAATTTTGAAGAAATGA
- the rnr gene encoding ribonuclease R, with translation MKKQSQKNRPARGAKNTDRAAVILSLFREFPNNKFSLKHLASASGGATKEGRRETFEILGRLHDEGIVEECAREKYRLTHKHLPHFEGIADMTASGSIYVRVEGEENDIFVNQRNTANALNGDRVEVVAIHRGRDGKFEGEITRIVERSRKPYVGVAEVGAHQIFVRADSRRMPMDIYLSKKQYPDVKDGEKVVVRIADWAEGSKSPVGELVERLGMAGNNDTEMHAILAEYELPYRFDPEIEQAAEAIDGSITAKEIAARRDFRQVTTFTVDPADAKDFDDALSVRRVRDGVWEIGVHIADVTHYVRPQSTIDDEAVERGTSVYLVDRTVPMLPERLSNELCSLRPHETSLCFSAVFTLNENLDILEEWFGRTVIYSDRRFTYAEAQEVIETGRGDYAEEILTLNRLAQALRRQRFKNGAISFDREEVKFKLDETGKPLGVYFKEQKESNQMIEEFMLLANRRVAEFCGKRKTDKGRTVERPMVYRVHDSPSEEKLDRFRQFILRFGHIFKATKGRAIAKELNKLFAQIKGTTEENAVSTMAVRSMAKAYYTTDNIGHYGLAFPYYTHFTSPIRRYPDMMVHRLLARYLADGKAADKAMLEDLCFRASEREVIAAEAERASIKYKMVEFMKERIGEEFEGHISGLTEWGIYVELDETHIEGMSFLRDIDGDFFQFDEANYQIIGRSTGRRMTLGDAVRIRVKRADLQKRQLDFEVLLDGLRTPAPAEGQGPQVRRSNRRKNR, from the coding sequence ATGAAAAAGCAATCACAAAAGAACCGTCCCGCAAGGGGCGCGAAAAACACGGACCGGGCGGCAGTCATCCTGAGTCTCTTCCGTGAATTCCCCAATAATAAATTCTCGCTCAAACACCTCGCGTCGGCTTCGGGCGGCGCGACGAAAGAGGGACGCCGCGAGACGTTCGAAATACTGGGACGCCTGCACGACGAAGGCATCGTCGAGGAGTGCGCCCGCGAGAAATACCGGCTCACGCACAAGCACCTGCCCCACTTCGAAGGCATCGCCGACATGACGGCGAGCGGTTCGATATACGTACGGGTCGAGGGCGAGGAGAACGATATTTTCGTCAACCAGCGCAACACGGCCAACGCCCTGAACGGCGACCGCGTGGAGGTGGTGGCCATCCACCGCGGCCGCGACGGGAAATTCGAAGGCGAAATCACGCGCATCGTCGAGCGCAGCCGCAAACCCTATGTCGGCGTGGCCGAGGTGGGCGCGCACCAGATCTTCGTGCGGGCCGACTCGCGCCGCATGCCGATGGACATCTACCTCTCGAAAAAGCAATACCCCGACGTGAAGGACGGCGAAAAGGTCGTGGTCCGCATCGCCGACTGGGCCGAAGGCAGCAAAAGCCCCGTGGGCGAGCTGGTCGAACGGCTCGGCATGGCAGGCAACAACGACACGGAGATGCACGCCATTCTGGCCGAATACGAGCTGCCCTACCGCTTCGACCCCGAAATCGAGCAGGCAGCGGAGGCCATCGACGGCAGCATCACCGCCAAGGAGATCGCCGCACGCCGCGACTTCAGGCAGGTGACGACCTTCACGGTAGACCCGGCCGACGCCAAGGACTTCGACGACGCGCTTTCGGTGCGCAGGGTCCGGGACGGCGTCTGGGAGATCGGCGTGCATATCGCCGACGTGACCCACTACGTGCGCCCCCAATCGACGATCGACGACGAAGCCGTCGAACGCGGCACCTCGGTCTATCTGGTGGACCGCACCGTGCCGATGCTGCCCGAACGGCTTTCGAACGAGCTTTGTTCGCTCCGCCCGCACGAAACGAGTCTCTGTTTCTCGGCGGTCTTCACCCTCAACGAGAACCTCGACATCCTCGAAGAGTGGTTCGGCCGCACGGTGATCTACTCCGACCGCCGCTTCACCTATGCCGAGGCGCAGGAGGTGATCGAGACGGGCCGCGGCGACTATGCCGAAGAGATCCTGACGCTCAACAGGCTGGCGCAGGCGCTTCGCCGGCAACGGTTCAAGAACGGCGCGATCAGCTTCGACCGCGAAGAGGTGAAATTCAAACTCGACGAGACAGGCAAACCGCTGGGCGTCTATTTCAAGGAGCAGAAGGAATCGAACCAGATGATCGAGGAGTTCATGCTGCTGGCCAACCGCCGCGTCGCGGAGTTCTGCGGCAAGCGCAAGACCGACAAGGGCCGCACCGTCGAACGTCCGATGGTTTACCGCGTCCACGACTCGCCGAGCGAGGAGAAGCTGGACCGCTTCCGGCAGTTCATCCTCCGCTTCGGACATATCTTCAAGGCCACCAAGGGCCGCGCCATAGCCAAGGAGCTGAACAAGCTTTTCGCCCAGATCAAGGGCACGACCGAGGAGAACGCCGTATCGACGATGGCCGTGCGGTCGATGGCCAAGGCGTATTACACGACCGACAACATCGGCCACTACGGACTGGCATTCCCCTATTACACGCACTTCACCTCGCCCATCCGCCGCTACCCCGACATGATGGTCCACCGCCTGCTGGCGCGCTATCTCGCCGACGGCAAGGCGGCCGACAAGGCGATGCTCGAAGATTTGTGCTTCCGCGCTTCGGAACGCGAAGTCATCGCCGCCGAAGCCGAGCGCGCGTCGATCAAGTACAAGATGGTCGAATTCATGAAGGAGCGCATCGGCGAAGAGTTCGAAGGACATATTTCGGGACTCACCGAGTGGGGTATCTATGTCGAGCTGGACGAAACCCACATCGAGGGCATGTCGTTCCTGCGCGACATCGACGGCGACTTCTTCCAGTTCGACGAGGCCAACTACCAGATCATCGGCCGCTCGACAGGCCGCCGCATGACGCTGGGCGACGCCGTGCGCATCCGCGTCAAACGCGCCGACCTGCAGAAACGCCAGCTCGATTTCGAGGTGCTGCTCGACGGACTCCGCACCCCTGCGCCCGCCGAAGGGCAGGGACCGCAGGTACGCCGCAGCAACCGACGCAAAAACCGATAG
- a CDS encoding CofH family radical SAM protein, whose translation MQRIYDKCRRREPLSREEAYRLYDEAPLQELALVADEVRRAVVPDPQVVTWQIDRNVNITNVCISGCKFCNFHCKPHQTDRAFITTLEQYCEKIDRTLRLGGDQLLLQGGLHPGLKIDFYERLFSGLKSRYPSLRLHALGAPEVAHIARISGLTTLETLRRLMAAGLDSLPGAGAEILDSDVRRAISPAKPSVEKWLDVMHEAHCLNLPTSATMMYGHVETPHQRIDHLLRIRDLQTRCPEGNYGFIAFIPWIFRSTGTELERQGVETRFSPLEYLRIIAVSRLMLHNIPNIQASWLTVGKATAQAALHSGANDMGSIMIEENVVSSAGAHNSFDAEGIQSAIREAGFIPRLRDQLYRMREYAPQTGELATSLQDA comes from the coding sequence GTGCAGCGCATCTACGACAAATGCCGGCGGCGGGAGCCGCTCTCGCGCGAAGAAGCCTACCGGCTCTACGACGAAGCCCCGCTGCAGGAGCTGGCGCTGGTGGCCGACGAGGTGCGCCGCGCCGTGGTTCCCGATCCTCAGGTCGTGACGTGGCAGATCGACCGCAACGTCAACATCACCAACGTCTGCATTTCAGGCTGCAAGTTCTGCAACTTCCACTGCAAACCCCACCAGACCGACCGGGCGTTCATCACCACGCTGGAGCAGTACTGCGAGAAAATCGACCGTACGCTCCGTCTGGGCGGCGACCAGCTGCTGTTGCAGGGCGGCCTGCACCCCGGACTGAAAATCGACTTCTACGAACGGCTGTTCAGCGGGTTGAAATCGCGCTACCCTTCGCTGCGGCTGCATGCGCTGGGCGCGCCCGAAGTGGCGCATATCGCCCGCATAAGCGGGCTGACGACGCTCGAAACCCTGCGCCGCCTGATGGCCGCGGGACTGGATTCGCTGCCGGGCGCAGGAGCCGAGATACTCGATTCAGACGTGCGCCGGGCCATCTCCCCCGCCAAACCTTCGGTCGAGAAGTGGCTCGACGTGATGCACGAAGCCCACTGCCTGAATCTGCCGACCTCGGCGACGATGATGTACGGGCACGTCGAGACGCCGCACCAGCGCATCGACCACCTGCTGCGCATCCGCGACCTGCAGACCCGCTGTCCCGAAGGCAATTACGGCTTCATCGCCTTCATCCCGTGGATTTTCCGTTCGACGGGCACCGAGCTGGAACGGCAGGGCGTGGAAACCCGCTTTTCGCCGCTCGAATACCTGCGCATCATCGCCGTGAGCCGGCTGATGCTGCACAATATCCCCAACATTCAGGCTTCGTGGCTCACCGTGGGCAAAGCCACGGCGCAGGCTGCCCTGCACAGCGGAGCCAACGACATGGGGTCGATCATGATCGAAGAGAACGTCGTATCGTCGGCCGGGGCGCACAACAGTTTCGACGCCGAAGGCATTCAGTCCGCCATCCGCGAAGCGGGCTTCATCCCGCGCCTGCGGGACCAGCTCTACCGGATGCGGGAATATGCGCCGCAAACCGGGGAACTTGCGACATCGCTTCAAGACGCCTAA
- a CDS encoding glycoside hydrolase family 97 protein — protein sequence MMKRLFTLLCALTLACAAEAKTVEAASPGGNLRLAVDVSDRITYDLWSGEDKILENCTLSLTLADRTLGEKPRLRSVKRSSADEVLERRNPTKNASVRNRYNAVRLNFAGGYAVEFRLFDDGAAYRFVTSLPGEVEVMGEACRLGFPAGSEAWLSEVDGFRSMYEEPYTRVATAEYDSTDRMSYLPVLVGMPGGKKVLPAESDVRDYPCMFVRGDGAGGFESLFPRVPKEYAPAGDRNLKIVAEEPYIARTQGTRTFPWRVAVVAEKDAALLENELVWLLAEPAADADWDWVKPGLVSWDWWNGMRLTGVDFRAGRNTESYRYYIDFAARYGIPYIIMDEGWSASTTDVFHPNPDLDLQELIAYGRERNVQIVLWLTWLAVEKDMDRLFATLEEWGIPGVKIDFMDRSDQWMVGYYERVMKCAARHRLFVDMHGSYTPKGLYRTYPNLLTYEGVLGMEQGARCKPENSNWLPFIRNAVGPMDFTPGSMFSAQPEDNRSTEANPMGTGTRAYQMALYVVFESPLQMLADNPVLYRREHPCTEFLAAVPTTWDSLRVLHAACGREVVVARRKGDKWYVGGITNDRPYTTEIALDFLPAGRTFTMTSFEDGVNADLQATDYRKRVRKVDASTVVKVEMVRNGGWAAVIE from the coding sequence ATGATGAAACGATTATTCACGCTGTTGTGCGCGCTGACGCTGGCCTGCGCCGCCGAAGCCAAAACCGTCGAGGCCGCGTCGCCCGGCGGAAATCTCCGACTTGCGGTCGATGTCTCGGACCGGATCACTTACGACCTTTGGTCCGGGGAGGACAAGATATTGGAAAACTGTACGCTGTCACTGACGCTTGCCGACAGGACGCTGGGCGAAAAGCCCCGCCTGCGGAGCGTGAAGCGTTCGTCGGCCGACGAGGTGCTCGAACGGCGCAATCCGACCAAGAACGCTTCGGTGCGCAACCGTTACAACGCCGTGCGGCTCAATTTCGCAGGCGGTTACGCCGTGGAGTTCCGGCTGTTCGACGACGGTGCGGCCTACCGTTTCGTGACGTCGCTTCCGGGCGAAGTCGAGGTCATGGGCGAGGCGTGCCGGCTGGGATTTCCCGCCGGAAGCGAAGCGTGGCTTTCCGAGGTGGACGGTTTCCGGTCGATGTACGAGGAGCCTTATACCCGTGTGGCGACGGCGGAATACGATTCGACGGACCGCATGAGCTATCTACCCGTATTGGTCGGAATGCCCGGCGGTAAGAAAGTGCTGCCGGCCGAATCCGATGTGCGCGATTACCCCTGCATGTTCGTCCGGGGCGACGGCGCGGGCGGCTTCGAATCGCTGTTTCCGCGTGTGCCCAAGGAGTATGCCCCCGCCGGCGACCGCAATCTGAAGATCGTCGCGGAGGAGCCGTATATCGCCCGCACCCAAGGAACGCGCACCTTCCCGTGGCGGGTGGCGGTCGTTGCGGAAAAGGACGCCGCCCTGCTGGAGAACGAGCTGGTCTGGCTGCTCGCCGAACCTGCGGCCGACGCCGACTGGGATTGGGTGAAACCGGGGCTGGTCAGCTGGGACTGGTGGAACGGCATGCGCCTGACGGGCGTCGATTTCCGGGCCGGGCGCAATACCGAGTCCTACCGTTACTACATCGACTTCGCCGCCCGATACGGTATTCCCTACATCATCATGGACGAGGGCTGGTCGGCTTCGACGACCGACGTCTTCCATCCCAATCCCGATCTCGATCTGCAGGAGCTGATCGCCTACGGCCGGGAGCGCAACGTGCAGATCGTACTTTGGCTGACGTGGTTGGCGGTCGAGAAGGACATGGACCGGCTCTTCGCGACGCTGGAGGAGTGGGGGATTCCCGGAGTGAAGATCGACTTCATGGACCGCAGCGACCAGTGGATGGTCGGCTATTACGAACGGGTGATGAAGTGCGCCGCCCGGCACCGCCTTTTCGTCGATATGCACGGCTCCTATACACCCAAGGGGCTTTACCGCACCTATCCCAACCTGCTCACCTACGAGGGGGTGCTCGGCATGGAGCAGGGGGCCCGCTGCAAGCCCGAAAACAGCAACTGGCTGCCCTTTATCCGCAATGCCGTCGGACCGATGGACTTCACGCCCGGCTCGATGTTCTCGGCGCAGCCTGAGGACAACCGTTCGACGGAGGCCAATCCGATGGGAACGGGTACGCGCGCCTACCAGATGGCGCTCTACGTGGTTTTCGAAAGCCCGCTGCAGATGCTCGCCGACAATCCGGTGCTCTACCGCCGCGAGCATCCCTGCACGGAGTTTCTCGCCGCGGTTCCCACCACGTGGGACAGCCTGCGCGTCCTGCACGCCGCATGCGGCCGGGAGGTCGTCGTGGCGCGCCGCAAGGGCGACAAGTGGTACGTGGGCGGCATTACGAACGACCGCCCCTATACGACCGAAATCGCGCTCGACTTCCTGCCTGCGGGCCGTACCTTTACGATGACTTCGTTCGAGGACGGGGTGAACGCCGACCTGCAGGCCACGGACTACAGAAAACGGGTGCGTAAGGTGGACGCTTCGACCGTCGTGAAGGTGGAGATGGTGCGCAACGGCGGCTGGGCGGCCGTGATCGAGTAG